The Egibacteraceae bacterium genome has a window encoding:
- a CDS encoding Hsp20/alpha crystallin family protein: MVMLMRFDPFREVDQLLRQNWGGTRSSYLAMDAYRRDDEFVAEFDLPGVDRDSIDVTVERNVLQVSAERAARYGDGADVIIAERPQGTVTRQLFLGQGLDAEHISATYDDGVLRVVIPVAEQAKPHKVQIGTGDGERQAVEAGTAS, translated from the coding sequence ATGGTTATGCTCATGCGCTTCGACCCGTTCCGTGAAGTCGACCAGCTGCTCCGCCAGAACTGGGGCGGCACCCGGTCCAGCTATCTCGCCATGGACGCCTACCGCCGTGACGACGAGTTCGTCGCCGAGTTCGACCTCCCTGGCGTCGACCGCGACTCGATCGACGTGACGGTGGAGCGCAACGTCCTGCAGGTCTCGGCCGAGCGGGCCGCCCGCTATGGCGACGGTGCCGACGTCATCATCGCCGAGCGCCCGCAGGGCACCGTGACCCGGCAGCTGTTCCTGGGCCAGGGCCTCGACGCCGAGCACATCTCCGCGACCTACGACGATGGTGTGCTCCGGGTCGTCATCCCCGTGGCCGAGCAGGCAAAGCCGCACAAGGTCCAGATCGGCACGGGCGACGGCGAGCGTCAGGCCGTCGAGGCCGGGACCGCGAGCTGA
- a CDS encoding MerR family transcriptional regulator, whose amino-acid sequence MPEVADWQQRLEDEEEPVYPIGVVADLLNVSVQVVRRYDEEDMVAPDRSQGGQRRYSRRDIARLAHILQLSEEGISTAGIRRILALESELASAREAQANGRKRARSD is encoded by the coding sequence ATGCCTGAGGTGGCTGACTGGCAGCAGCGCCTGGAGGACGAGGAGGAGCCGGTCTACCCCATCGGCGTGGTCGCGGACCTGCTCAACGTGAGCGTGCAGGTCGTGCGTCGCTACGACGAGGAGGACATGGTCGCCCCGGACCGGTCGCAGGGGGGCCAGCGCCGCTATTCCCGGCGGGACATCGCCCGCCTCGCCCACATCCTCCAGCTGTCCGAGGAGGGCATCTCGACGGCGGGCATACGGCGGATCCTCGCCCTGGAGAGCGAGCTCGCGTCCGCCCGTGAGGCGCAGGCCAACGGTCGCAAGCGAGCCCGGTCGGACTAG
- a CDS encoding SGNH/GDSL hydrolase family protein, whose protein sequence is MRTARPDGPPGSPVDDGEEVASAPGTPGDAPPAGFRHPWLYRLLVVVLASALCVAVLEAGFRIAGYEPIYAVYSKPEIFWQRDPLLGWSLEPGAAGTYVGPRPFPVAFRADVRINSLGLRGSEVAGRPPPGGRVLVLGDSQAAAFEVDEAQSYAGLAAGRLTERAGRAVEVVNGGVRGYGTDQAYLLYTERLRRLRPDVVVFHASANDPEDDTTLHRMRRPFGKPAFALADDGSLDLVGAPVPDYPFCSLYRLDESYKVQRVDGMRARTLCLVQTRLTDHSAVLSFVTARLQTNPRLIWQLNRLGTSDRQETYIPPPPEEGGPSVEGPSDDAAPPAPPPPGETAQPQVSPPLDSAHRLTSALIRTLARGVREDGASFVLLGNAADLAALDGPAFARDGIAVVLVDDAIGADQTAFRFANDGHLNPAGHDRVAALLADRLDLP, encoded by the coding sequence ATGAGGACGGCTCGGCCCGACGGCCCCCCGGGGAGCCCGGTCGACGACGGCGAGGAGGTTGCGTCGGCTCCCGGCACGCCCGGGGATGCGCCCCCCGCGGGGTTCCGCCACCCCTGGCTGTACCGGCTGCTCGTGGTCGTGCTCGCCAGCGCCTTGTGCGTCGCCGTGCTCGAGGCAGGTTTCCGGATCGCCGGCTACGAGCCGATCTACGCCGTCTACTCGAAGCCGGAGATCTTCTGGCAGCGCGACCCCCTGCTCGGCTGGTCCCTCGAGCCGGGCGCCGCCGGCACCTACGTGGGCCCCCGCCCGTTCCCCGTCGCCTTCCGCGCGGACGTGCGGATCAACTCCCTGGGACTGCGAGGCTCCGAGGTCGCCGGGCGCCCCCCACCGGGCGGACGCGTCCTCGTGCTCGGCGACTCCCAGGCGGCCGCATTCGAGGTCGACGAGGCGCAGAGCTACGCCGGGCTGGCCGCCGGACGCCTGACCGAACGCGCCGGACGCGCCGTCGAGGTCGTGAACGGTGGGGTGCGCGGGTACGGCACCGACCAGGCGTACCTGCTCTACACCGAGCGCCTGCGCCGCCTGCGCCCTGACGTCGTGGTCTTCCACGCCAGCGCGAACGACCCGGAGGACGACACGACGTTGCACCGGATGCGCCGGCCCTTCGGCAAGCCGGCGTTCGCGCTCGCCGACGACGGGTCGCTCGACCTCGTCGGCGCCCCAGTGCCGGACTACCCGTTCTGCTCGCTCTACCGGCTCGACGAGTCCTACAAGGTCCAACGCGTCGACGGGATGCGGGCGCGGACGCTGTGCTTGGTGCAGACGCGCCTCACCGACCACTCCGCGGTCCTGTCCTTCGTGACCGCCCGGCTGCAGACCAACCCCCGGCTCATCTGGCAGCTCAACCGGCTCGGGACGAGCGACCGGCAGGAGACCTACATCCCGCCGCCTCCCGAAGAGGGCGGGCCGTCGGTGGAGGGGCCGTCGGACGACGCCGCCCCGCCGGCCCCTCCGCCGCCCGGCGAGACGGCGCAACCGCAGGTGAGCCCCCCGCTCGACTCGGCGCACCGGCTCACGTCGGCGCTGATCCGTACGCTCGCCCGGGGGGTGCGGGAAGACGGGGCCTCGTTCGTGCTCCTCGGCAACGCCGCCGACCTCGCCGCGCTCGACGGGCCGGCGTTCGCCCGGGACGGCATCGCCGTGGTGCTCGTCGACGACGCGATCGGCGCGGACCAGACGGCCTTTCGCTTCGCGAACGACGGCCACCTGAACCCCGCGGGTCACGACCGGGTTGCCGCGCTGCTCGCCGACCGGCTGGACCTGCCATGA
- a CDS encoding lysylphosphatidylglycerol synthase domain-containing protein, translating to MSADRAGRAGQPPVQRHPGDVLRLTLGSVVFTVVTLMAVRGGVGRLEAAVFRLVNDLPAALGPPLGAIMQAGSLAAVPVSAAAALAARRQRLATDLAVGGVAAWLLGKGAKALVRRERPDDLVGEVLIRGAEQTGLGFPSGHATVAAALAAVAGPHLSRPARRAAWGVVGTVALARVFVGAHLPLDIVGGTALGWTIGAAVHLTRGAPARRPGVVDVMTALTAFGLRPVDVRPVHADARGSTPFVAATEDRRDLFVKVVGRTQRDADLLFKLYRFLAFRDVHDEAPFATPKQQVEHEAYVALLAARSGANVPGVLLAATAPDRSGVLVTERVHARGLDELDPAEIDEGLLDRTWNEVARLHASRIAHRDLRPGNILVDDEGRPWLVDFGFAAGAASLPQLAGDVAELLAATAARVGAARAVRPAAEALGPDRLRDAVPLLQPLALSSVTRAEVRRCPGLLDDLRTEIAHRTGDPVPVPQPLTRLRVSRRTVAVLALAALTVHVVLPHVAQLTDTLRALAGVRWVWLAGTLAATAASFAAAAGALAAACGRPLPFGPTVAAQLAAPLPARLAPAGVGRAELNQRYLERNGLAPADAARAVGLATAAGFAVHAAATAVSVPAALAAGPRAATPPRGWPLLLAVAAGAALAGLLLRSPAATRVVAQARGALHPLAEMARHPRRILPLVAWTAGVTLASVAGFAAALAAFGLVLPAASVVAVSLVGTAAGAVSRIPGGVGVTEAVLIGGLLLAGAPAAPATAAVLAYRLLAFWLPTVPAVFVYRTLRERGSV from the coding sequence ATGAGCGCCGACCGCGCCGGCCGCGCGGGGCAGCCGCCGGTGCAGCGGCACCCCGGCGACGTGCTGCGTCTGACCCTCGGCAGCGTGGTGTTCACGGTCGTCACCCTCATGGCCGTGCGCGGCGGCGTCGGTCGCCTCGAGGCCGCGGTCTTCCGGCTCGTCAACGACCTGCCCGCAGCGCTCGGCCCCCCGCTCGGGGCGATCATGCAGGCCGGGTCGCTCGCCGCGGTGCCCGTGAGCGCCGCCGCGGCGCTCGCCGCACGTCGGCAGCGGCTGGCGACAGATCTCGCGGTGGGCGGCGTGGCGGCCTGGCTCCTCGGGAAGGGTGCGAAGGCGCTCGTGCGCCGGGAGCGGCCCGACGACCTCGTCGGGGAGGTCCTCATCCGGGGAGCCGAGCAGACCGGTCTCGGGTTCCCGTCAGGTCACGCAACGGTCGCCGCGGCGCTCGCCGCCGTCGCGGGCCCCCACCTCAGCCGACCCGCACGCCGCGCGGCATGGGGCGTCGTCGGTACCGTCGCGCTCGCTCGCGTGTTCGTCGGCGCGCACCTGCCCCTCGACATCGTCGGTGGGACCGCACTCGGATGGACGATCGGGGCGGCGGTGCACCTCACCCGCGGGGCACCCGCACGCCGGCCCGGCGTCGTCGACGTCATGACCGCGCTCACCGCCTTCGGCCTGCGCCCCGTCGACGTCCGCCCCGTGCACGCCGACGCCCGGGGCTCGACGCCGTTCGTGGCCGCCACCGAGGACCGGCGGGACCTGTTCGTCAAGGTCGTCGGGCGAACGCAGCGCGACGCCGACCTGCTGTTCAAGCTCTACCGTTTCCTCGCCTTCCGCGACGTCCACGACGAGGCGCCGTTCGCCACCCCGAAACAGCAGGTGGAGCACGAGGCGTACGTGGCACTCCTCGCCGCGCGCAGCGGAGCCAACGTGCCCGGAGTGCTGCTCGCCGCGACGGCACCCGACCGGTCGGGCGTGCTCGTCACCGAGCGGGTCCACGCCCGCGGCCTCGACGAGCTCGACCCCGCCGAGATCGACGAGGGCCTGCTCGACCGCACCTGGAACGAGGTGGCACGGCTGCACGCGAGCCGCATCGCCCACCGCGACCTGCGCCCCGGCAACATCCTGGTCGACGACGAGGGTCGTCCCTGGCTGGTCGACTTCGGGTTCGCGGCCGGGGCGGCGAGCCTCCCTCAGCTCGCGGGCGACGTCGCCGAGCTCCTGGCGGCCACCGCGGCCCGCGTCGGTGCGGCGCGTGCGGTGCGTCCCGCCGCGGAGGCCCTCGGCCCCGACCGGCTGCGCGACGCGGTGCCGCTGCTCCAGCCCCTCGCCCTCTCGAGCGTCACCCGCGCCGAGGTGCGCCGCTGCCCCGGGCTGCTCGACGACCTCCGGACCGAGATCGCCCACCGCACCGGCGACCCCGTGCCGGTGCCCCAGCCGCTCACCCGCCTCAGGGTCAGCCGGCGCACCGTTGCCGTCCTCGCACTGGCCGCCCTCACCGTCCACGTGGTGCTGCCGCACGTCGCCCAGCTCACCGACACCCTGCGGGCGCTCGCCGGCGTGCGGTGGGTCTGGCTGGCCGGCACGCTGGCGGCCACGGCCGCGAGCTTCGCCGCCGCGGCGGGTGCGCTCGCCGCGGCGTGCGGGCGACCGCTCCCGTTCGGCCCCACGGTCGCGGCCCAGCTCGCCGCCCCCCTCCCCGCGCGTCTCGCTCCCGCGGGGGTCGGTCGCGCCGAGCTGAACCAGCGCTACCTCGAGCGCAACGGCCTCGCGCCTGCCGACGCCGCCCGCGCGGTCGGACTCGCGACGGCAGCCGGCTTCGCCGTGCACGCCGCCGCGACCGCCGTCTCCGTGCCTGCGGCGCTCGCCGCGGGCCCGCGGGCGGCCACACCGCCACGGGGCTGGCCGCTGCTGCTCGCCGTCGCGGCTGGCGCCGCACTCGCGGGACTGCTCCTGCGCAGCCCCGCCGCCACCCGCGTGGTCGCCCAGGCCCGTGGCGCCCTCCACCCCCTCGCGGAGATGGCGCGCCACCCCCGGCGCATCCTGCCGCTCGTCGCCTGGACCGCCGGGGTGACCCTCGCCTCCGTCGCGGGCTTCGCGGCGGCCCTCGCGGCGTTCGGCCTCGTCCTCCCCGCCGCCTCGGTCGTCGCCGTCTCCCTCGTCGGCACCGCCGCCGGCGCGGTGAGCCGCATCCCCGGCGGGGTCGGGGTGACCGAAGCCGTGCTCATCGGGGGTCTGCTGCTCGCCGGCGCACCGGCCGCCCCGGCGACCGCGGCGGTCCTGGCCTACCGGCTCCTCGCGTTCTGGCTGCCGACCGTGCCCGCCGTCTTCGTGTACCGCACGCTGCGCGAACGCGGCTCGGTGTGA
- the otsB gene encoding trehalose-phosphatase: MTTRIRDLPPAVEESGRLAASLAGRTPAVFLDYDGTLTPIVEDPRNATLPEDTRAAVRDLAAAVPVAIVSGRDLADVRSMVAVDGIGYAGSHGFDIVRPDGGRHELAPESLPALDRAQADLEGTLAGVPGATVERKRFAVAVHFRRARPEDLGAIERAVDRAAASASGALRKTGGKKIFELRPAVDWDKGRALLWLLASLGLDRADVVPVYVGDDVTDEDAFAALAGRGIGIVVRGEDDERATAARYALASPAQVCALLRALARRDDASLARG, encoded by the coding sequence GTGACGACAAGGATCCGCGATCTGCCACCGGCGGTCGAAGAGTCAGGCCGGCTCGCGGCCAGCCTCGCGGGCCGGACACCGGCGGTGTTCCTCGACTACGACGGCACCCTGACCCCGATCGTCGAGGACCCCCGCAACGCGACGCTTCCCGAGGACACCCGAGCGGCCGTGCGTGACCTCGCGGCAGCGGTGCCGGTGGCGATCGTGAGCGGCCGCGACCTCGCCGACGTGCGCTCCATGGTCGCGGTCGACGGCATCGGCTACGCCGGCAGCCACGGTTTCGACATCGTCAGGCCGGACGGGGGGCGCCACGAGCTGGCGCCCGAGTCACTGCCGGCACTCGACCGCGCTCAGGCGGACCTCGAGGGCACCCTCGCCGGGGTACCCGGCGCCACCGTCGAGCGCAAGCGCTTCGCCGTAGCGGTGCACTTCCGCCGCGCCCGCCCCGAGGACCTCGGAGCGATCGAGCGCGCTGTGGACCGGGCCGCGGCCAGCGCCTCCGGCGCCCTGCGCAAGACGGGAGGCAAGAAGATCTTCGAGCTGCGACCCGCGGTGGACTGGGACAAGGGCAGAGCGTTGCTCTGGCTGCTCGCCAGCCTGGGCCTGGACCGAGCCGACGTCGTCCCCGTCTACGTCGGCGACGACGTCACCGACGAGGACGCGTTCGCCGCGCTCGCCGGGCGCGGCATCGGCATCGTCGTGCGGGGCGAGGACGACGAGCGTGCCACCGCCGCCCGGTACGCCCTCGCGAGCCCCGCCCAGGTGTGCGCGCTGCTGCGCGCTCTCGCGCGTCGGGACGACGCGTCCCTCGCCCGCGGGTGA
- a CDS encoding site-2 protease family protein, with protein sequence MNESLRIGEIAGVRVGINWSVLVIFFLIAFGLAAGRFPAQFPDETTAAYVVAGLVAAVVFLGSLLAHEIAHALVAIRNGLEVDGITLWLFGGVARLGGEAADPGAEFRIAGVGPLVSIGLGGLFFLLTTAASGAGAPGLVVGVLGWLAVINVILAVFNLVPAAPLDGGRILRAYLWHRRGDRVGSAITASRAGRTFGFVLIALGLLEFVAGAGLGGLWLVLIGWFLVNAASAEEEHARMRGTLGDIRVGDVMSPDPVAVPGSLSVQEFIDRYLFHHHFTAFPLMEADGRAAGLVTLNRVKQVPWQERVTTTTGDIACPVDDIPLARPDEPLADLLPRMSAGADGRALVVEDGRVVGIVSPTDVARLLEVAELRSPQRTARM encoded by the coding sequence GTGAACGAGAGTCTCCGGATCGGCGAGATCGCAGGCGTCCGCGTCGGGATCAACTGGAGCGTCCTCGTCATCTTCTTCCTCATCGCGTTCGGGCTCGCCGCCGGGCGGTTCCCCGCGCAGTTCCCCGACGAGACGACCGCCGCCTACGTCGTGGCCGGGCTCGTCGCGGCGGTCGTCTTCCTCGGCTCGCTCCTCGCCCACGAGATCGCGCACGCGCTCGTCGCCATCCGCAATGGCCTCGAGGTGGACGGCATCACGCTCTGGCTGTTCGGCGGCGTGGCCCGGCTCGGCGGGGAGGCGGCCGACCCCGGGGCGGAGTTCCGCATCGCCGGCGTCGGACCGCTCGTGAGCATCGGACTCGGAGGCCTGTTCTTCCTCCTCACGACGGCTGCGAGCGGGGCCGGGGCGCCGGGCCTCGTCGTCGGGGTCCTCGGGTGGCTCGCCGTCATCAACGTCATCCTCGCGGTGTTCAACCTCGTCCCGGCCGCACCGCTCGACGGCGGACGCATCCTGCGCGCCTACCTGTGGCACCGCAGGGGGGACCGGGTGGGGTCGGCGATCACCGCCTCCCGGGCGGGCCGGACGTTCGGCTTCGTGCTCATCGCCCTCGGGCTGCTCGAGTTCGTCGCCGGCGCTGGCCTCGGCGGGCTCTGGCTCGTGCTGATCGGCTGGTTCCTCGTCAACGCCGCGTCGGCGGAGGAGGAGCACGCCCGGATGAGGGGGACCCTGGGCGACATCCGTGTGGGCGACGTCATGTCGCCGGATCCGGTCGCGGTCCCCGGGTCGCTGAGCGTGCAGGAGTTCATCGACCGCTACCTCTTCCACCACCACTTCACCGCGTTCCCGCTCATGGAGGCGGACGGACGGGCTGCCGGTCTCGTGACGTTGAACCGCGTGAAGCAGGTGCCCTGGCAGGAGCGCGTCACGACGACGACCGGCGATATCGCGTGTCCGGTGGACGACATCCCGCTCGCCCGGCCCGACGAACCCCTCGCCGATTTGTTGCCGCGCATGTCCGCGGGCGCCGACGGACGGGCGCTCGTGGTGGAGGACGGCCGGGTGGTCGGCATCGTCTCACCGACCGACGTCGCGCGCTTGCTGGAGGTCGCCGAGCTGCGCAGCCCCCAGCGGACCGCCCGGATGTGA
- the ftsH gene encoding ATP-dependent zinc metalloprotease FtsH, whose amino-acid sequence MRREHHLRGDRHATSPAASGPSADKPTGPAPPPPPAWRDWLLPVGMLLSLLLLFRPMVEEPATELSYSEFLAAVDAGEVAHVTIGAEGQTEGELADSTAFTTAIPVQLSGDALLARLEQQGVDVEAVPPRMTLGGVLFAFAPFLLLLAVFLYLGRRASGQFAGLTGIGASRAKVFDSDRPKTTFADVAGYEGVKREVAEVVDFLREPDRFRRAGAIAPRGILMAGPPGTGKTLLARAVAGEAHVPFLSVTGSSFVEMFVGVGAARVRDLFAEARKRAPAIIFVDEIDAIGQRRSGGGAMVSNDEREQTLNQLLAEMDGFDPAEGIVVLAATNRPESLDPALLRPGRFDRRVTVPLPTQVERRAILGVHCRGKRLADDVDLDVIARGTPGFSGADLANLVNEAAIFAVRAGRERITAQDFDDARDRIIIGRREGSNVLLPDEKRAVAVHEAGHALVAALCPHADPVAKVTILPAGEALGVTHQLPVDERHLYSESYLHDSLAVRLGGRAAELLVLGEGSTGAANDLAGATQLATRMVREFGLSPALGPVGYGEQGPMYLGGQEVRHRSWAEETQRVIDTEVARLLRGAEQRALELLQAHRAELDELTALLLDHETVDGDTVYAVVRRHESGSREPTTAPPSAAPAPAGA is encoded by the coding sequence ATGAGAAGGGAGCACCACCTGCGCGGTGACCGGCACGCGACCTCGCCGGCCGCGTCGGGGCCGTCGGCGGACAAGCCGACAGGTCCAGCGCCGCCCCCGCCGCCCGCCTGGCGCGACTGGCTGTTGCCCGTCGGGATGCTGCTCAGCCTGCTCCTGCTTTTCCGCCCCATGGTGGAGGAGCCGGCCACCGAGCTGTCCTACAGCGAGTTCCTTGCCGCGGTGGACGCGGGTGAGGTCGCCCACGTGACGATCGGCGCCGAGGGGCAGACCGAGGGCGAGCTCGCCGACAGTACGGCGTTCACCACGGCGATCCCGGTGCAGCTGAGCGGCGATGCGCTGCTCGCACGGCTGGAGCAGCAGGGGGTGGACGTCGAGGCCGTGCCGCCGCGCATGACGCTCGGAGGGGTCCTGTTCGCCTTCGCCCCGTTCCTGCTGCTGCTCGCGGTCTTCCTCTACCTCGGCCGCCGTGCCAGCGGCCAGTTCGCCGGCTTGACGGGGATCGGCGCGTCCAGGGCCAAGGTGTTCGACAGCGACCGCCCGAAGACGACCTTCGCCGATGTCGCCGGCTATGAGGGCGTGAAGCGCGAGGTCGCCGAGGTCGTCGACTTCCTCCGCGAGCCCGACCGCTTCCGGCGTGCGGGCGCCATCGCGCCGCGGGGCATCCTCATGGCGGGTCCGCCCGGCACCGGCAAGACGCTGCTCGCGCGGGCCGTCGCCGGGGAGGCGCACGTGCCGTTCCTGTCCGTCACCGGGTCGAGCTTCGTCGAGATGTTCGTCGGCGTCGGTGCCGCCCGCGTCCGCGACCTGTTCGCCGAAGCGCGCAAGCGCGCCCCGGCGATCATCTTCGTCGACGAGATCGACGCCATCGGCCAGCGCCGCAGCGGTGGCGGCGCGATGGTGTCGAACGACGAGCGCGAGCAGACGCTCAACCAGCTCCTTGCAGAGATGGACGGCTTCGACCCGGCGGAAGGCATCGTGGTCCTCGCGGCCACCAACCGGCCGGAGTCGCTCGATCCGGCGCTTCTCCGACCGGGCCGGTTCGACCGGCGGGTGACCGTGCCGCTGCCCACGCAGGTCGAGCGGCGCGCGATCCTCGGCGTACACTGCCGGGGCAAGCGCCTCGCCGACGACGTCGACCTCGACGTCATCGCGCGGGGCACGCCGGGTTTCTCCGGCGCCGACCTCGCCAACCTCGTGAACGAGGCCGCGATCTTCGCGGTGCGCGCGGGCCGCGAGCGCATCACCGCTCAGGACTTCGACGACGCCCGCGACCGGATCATCATCGGCCGCCGCGAGGGATCCAACGTCCTGCTGCCCGACGAGAAGCGGGCGGTCGCGGTGCACGAGGCGGGCCACGCGCTCGTCGCGGCGCTCTGCCCGCACGCCGACCCCGTCGCGAAGGTAACGATCCTTCCCGCCGGTGAGGCGCTCGGGGTGACCCACCAGCTGCCCGTCGACGAGCGCCATCTCTACAGCGAGAGCTACCTGCACGACTCGCTGGCCGTCCGACTCGGCGGCCGAGCCGCGGAGCTCCTGGTCCTCGGGGAAGGGTCGACCGGAGCGGCGAACGACCTTGCCGGAGCCACGCAGCTCGCGACGCGCATGGTCCGGGAGTTCGGCCTGTCTCCAGCGCTTGGACCCGTCGGCTACGGCGAGCAGGGGCCGATGTACCTCGGCGGCCAGGAGGTCCGTCATCGGTCGTGGGCCGAGGAGACCCAGCGGGTGATCGACACGGAGGTCGCCCGCCTGCTCCGGGGCGCCGAGCAGCGTGCCCTCGAGCTGCTCCAGGCCCACCGGGCCGAGCTCGACGAGCTCACCGCCCTGCTGCTCGACCACGAGACGGTCGACGGTGACACGGTCTACGCGGTCGTCCGCCGGCACGAGTCCGGGTCGCGTGAGCCGACCACGGCCCCGCCGTCGGCTGCACCTGCCCCCGCGGGGGCATGA
- a CDS encoding carbamoyltransferase produces MTAILGVSAYYHDAAAAVVVDGRIVAAAQEERFTRRKHDYGFPQHAIDYCLRESGTTPADLDYVGFYDKPFAKFDRLLESYLSYAPAGLASFLQAAPLWLKQKLHLARELRQGLGGDYRRRFIFAEHHESHAASAFFPSPFDEAAILTLDGVGEWATTTLGVGRGNQITLDAELRFPHSLGLLYSAFTAYCGFKVNSGEYKLMGLAPYGEPIYADVIRDRLIDLKEDGSFRLDMRYFSYGHGLTMTGPRFHALLGGPPRKPEAELTQRHMDLAASIQAVTEEVMVRCAHHLHQRTGLTDLCMAGGVALNCVGNSRILEQTPFQRLWVQPAAGDAGGALGVALLIWHQLCDKPRVAQQPDAQEGSLLGPAFPPADVRAALGGAGAAYHIVGEEESLCAQVAALLADGNVVGWFQGRMEYGPRALGSRSILGDPRNPQMQSLMNVKIKFRESFRPFAPSVLADQAGEWFDLPGGVDSPYMLLVAPVSASRRLPVSGHERGLDMLRVPRSEIPAVTHVDYSARLQTVDERFGRYHRLLEAFHERTGCPVLINTSFNVRGEPIVCTPAEAYRCFMATDMDVLVVEDCLLRKEEQAGATVRREDYLAQFTPD; encoded by the coding sequence ATGACGGCGATCCTCGGCGTGTCCGCCTACTACCACGACGCGGCTGCGGCGGTCGTGGTCGACGGGCGGATCGTGGCCGCGGCGCAGGAGGAGCGGTTCACCCGGCGCAAGCACGACTACGGCTTCCCGCAGCACGCCATCGACTACTGCCTGCGCGAGTCCGGGACCACACCGGCCGACCTCGACTACGTCGGCTTCTACGACAAGCCCTTCGCGAAGTTCGACCGTCTGCTCGAGAGCTACCTCTCCTACGCGCCCGCCGGACTGGCGTCCTTCCTCCAGGCGGCGCCGTTGTGGCTGAAGCAGAAGCTCCACCTGGCCCGGGAGCTCCGCCAGGGTCTCGGCGGGGACTACCGGCGACGGTTCATCTTCGCGGAGCATCACGAGTCGCACGCCGCCAGCGCGTTCTTCCCCTCGCCGTTCGACGAGGCGGCCATCCTCACGCTCGACGGCGTGGGGGAGTGGGCGACGACGACTCTCGGCGTGGGTCGCGGCAACCAGATCACCCTCGACGCCGAACTGCGCTTCCCCCACTCGCTCGGCCTGCTCTACTCGGCGTTCACCGCCTACTGCGGCTTCAAGGTCAACTCCGGCGAGTACAAGCTCATGGGCCTCGCCCCCTACGGGGAGCCGATCTACGCCGACGTGATCCGCGACCGCCTGATCGACCTCAAGGAGGACGGGTCGTTCCGTCTCGACATGCGCTACTTCTCCTACGGCCACGGGTTGACGATGACCGGACCGCGGTTCCACGCGCTGCTCGGTGGTCCGCCGCGCAAGCCCGAGGCGGAGCTCACGCAGCGCCACATGGACCTCGCCGCGTCGATCCAGGCGGTCACCGAGGAGGTCATGGTCCGCTGCGCGCACCACCTCCACCAGCGCACCGGCCTCACCGACCTCTGCATGGCCGGCGGTGTGGCACTCAACTGCGTGGGCAACAGCCGCATCCTCGAGCAGACTCCCTTCCAGCGCCTGTGGGTCCAGCCCGCCGCGGGCGACGCCGGCGGGGCGCTCGGCGTCGCGCTGCTCATCTGGCACCAGCTGTGCGACAAGCCCAGGGTCGCGCAGCAGCCCGACGCCCAGGAGGGATCGCTGCTCGGCCCCGCGTTCCCGCCCGCCGATGTCCGCGCCGCCCTCGGCGGGGCGGGTGCCGCATACCACATCGTCGGCGAGGAGGAGTCCCTGTGCGCCCAGGTCGCGGCACTCCTCGCCGACGGCAACGTCGTCGGATGGTTCCAGGGCCGGATGGAGTACGGTCCGCGCGCGCTCGGGTCGCGGAGCATCCTCGGCGACCCCCGCAACCCGCAGATGCAGTCCCTCATGAATGTCAAGATCAAGTTCCGCGAGTCCTTCCGCCCGTTCGCCCCGTCCGTGCTCGCCGATCAGGCGGGGGAGTGGTTCGACCTTCCGGGCGGGGTCGACAGCCCGTACATGCTCCTCGTGGCCCCCGTCAGCGCGTCGCGCCGGCTGCCGGTCAGCGGGCACGAGCGGGGCCTCGACATGCTCCGCGTCCCGCGCTCGGAGATCCCCGCGGTCACCCACGTCGACTACTCCGCACGCCTGCAGACGGTCGACGAGCGCTTCGGGCGCTACCACCGGCTGCTCGAGGCCTTCCACGAGCGCACCGGATGCCCCGTGCTCATCAACACGTCGTTCAACGTCCGCGGCGAGCCGATCGTCTGCACCCCGGCGGAGGCGTACCGCTGTTTCATGGCCACCGACATGGACGTCCTCGTCGTGGAGGACTGCCTGCTGCGCAAGGAGGAGCAGGCCGGAGCAACGGTGCGCCGGGAGGACTACCTCGCCCAGTTCACCCCGGACTAG